From Acidobacteriota bacterium, a single genomic window includes:
- the lpxK gene encoding tetraacyldisaccharide 4'-kinase has product MPLRLVSAAYEQVVRLRNRGYDAGWFKVQRLQRPVISVGNLTLGGTGKTPAVIALGTMLQGAGYSVSVLLRGYKGRHRGEPLPVSDGRRTRADSDLAGDEALVLARNLPAALVTVDKDRTRAGRWIESREEADLHLLDDGFQHRQLHRCLDLVLVDVTNPFGGGQMAPSGQLREPPEALRRADAVILTRTRPGRDYDPLTRELRRFKPELPCFLSTQTVEPVARRTAREERVEAPLSGCRALAFAGLANPHQFFDCLKQQGVELAQTLPFGDHHRYSVRELTAIGERCRELRVDTAITTEKDAENLPPASLHPAVLRVLIARVSFEFVGEGLREMLLRRLAEESR; this is encoded by the coding sequence ATGCCATTGCGGCTTGTTTCCGCCGCCTACGAGCAGGTCGTCCGCCTCCGCAACCGAGGTTACGACGCCGGCTGGTTCAAGGTCCAACGCCTCCAGCGGCCGGTGATCAGCGTCGGCAACCTGACCCTGGGAGGCACCGGCAAGACTCCCGCCGTCATTGCTCTGGGCACAATGCTTCAGGGTGCCGGCTACTCGGTGTCGGTGTTGCTGCGAGGTTACAAGGGACGCCACCGGGGGGAACCGCTGCCGGTTTCCGACGGGCGCCGCACCCGGGCCGACTCCGACCTCGCCGGTGACGAAGCCCTGGTCCTCGCCAGAAACCTGCCCGCGGCACTAGTCACCGTAGACAAGGACCGGACGAGGGCCGGGCGCTGGATAGAGAGTCGGGAAGAGGCCGACCTGCACCTGCTGGACGACGGCTTCCAGCACCGGCAACTTCACCGCTGCCTGGACCTGGTCCTGGTGGACGTGACCAACCCCTTCGGAGGCGGTCAAATGGCCCCCTCGGGGCAGCTTCGGGAACCCCCGGAAGCTCTCCGCAGAGCCGACGCGGTCATTCTGACCCGCACCCGGCCCGGGCGGGACTACGACCCGCTGACCCGCGAGCTCCGGCGCTTCAAGCCGGAACTGCCCTGCTTCCTCTCCACTCAGACCGTCGAGCCGGTTGCCCGCAGGACAGCCCGGGAAGAAAGAGTGGAGGCGCCGCTTTCAGGATGCCGAGCCCTGGCCTTCGCCGGGCTTGCCAACCCGCACCAGTTCTTCGACTGCTTGAAACAACAGGGGGTGGAACTGGCTCAAACCCTTCCCTTTGGAGATCACCATCGCTACTCCGTTCGGGAGTTGACCGCCATTGGCGAGCGCTGCCGGGAGTTGCGGGTGGACACGGCAATTACTACCGAAAAGGACGCCGAAAACCTGCCGCCCGCTTCCCTGCATCCAGCGGTCCTTCGGGTGCTGATCGCCAGGGTATCGTTCGAGTTCGTGGGAGAGGGCCTGCGGGAAATGTTGCTGCGCAGGTTAGCCGAGGAGTCCAGGTGA